A single Capricornis sumatraensis isolate serow.1 chromosome 20, serow.2, whole genome shotgun sequence DNA region contains:
- the LOC138097147 gene encoding zinc finger protein 773-like isoform X4, translating to MAAAALKVPPEVAVAAEWLPDHEEQGQVTFEDVAVYFSWEEWGLLDEAQRLLYHGVMLETFSLMASLGCWCGAEADEAPSEQSGCVEVDRANLYQHQNLNSGEKPSREEHEENGKVFPGSSGLPKPQAAPSGGEPCRSTKSGEGVPPGKRHYRCSECGKAFGQKYLLVQHQRLHTGEKPYECSECGKLFSHKSNLFIHQIVHTGERPYGCSECGKSFSRNADLIQHRRVHTGEKPFKCSECGKAFRHNSTLVQHHRIHTGVRPYECSECGKFFSFNSSLMKHQRVHTGERPYKCSECGKFYSHKSSLINHWRVHTGERPYECSECGKFFSQSSSLVQHRKVHTGEKPFKCSECGRFFSENSSLVKHQRVHTGARPYGCRECGKFFRHSSSLVKHRRIHTGEMPYECSSCGKSFSQRFNLVQHQKVHSGEKSCKVQM from the exons CAA GGCCAAGTGACCTTTGAGGACGTGGCTGTCTACTTCTCCTGGGAGGAGTGGGGGCTCCTTGATGAGGCCCAGAGGCTCTTGTACCATGGGGTGATGCTGGAGACCTTCTCACTGATGGCCTCTCTCG GTTGTTGGTGTGGAGCAGAGGCTGACGAGGCACCTTCTGAGCAGAGTGGTTGTGTAGAAGTGGACAGAGCAAACCTTTACCAACACCAGAACCTGAACTCTGGAGAGAAACCCTCAAGAGAAGAGCATGAGGAGAATGGGAAGGTCTTCCCAGGAAGCTCTGGTCTTCCCAAACCTCAGGCGGCTCCTAGTGGAGGCGAGCCATGTAGGAGCACGAAAAGTGGAGAGGGCGTTCCCCCTGGGAAAAGGCATTACAGGTGTAGTGAGTGTGGGAAAGCCTTTGGTCAGAAATACTTACTTGTTCAGCACCAGAGACTACACACGGGAGAAAAGCCTTATgaatgcagtgaatgtgggaaattattcagccataaatcCAACCTTTTTATACACCAAATAGTTCACACTGGTGAAAGGCCTTACGGGTGTAGTGAATGTGGAAAATCCTTTAGCCGCAATGCTGACCTCATTCAACACCGGAGAGTccacactggagaaaagccttTTAAATGCAGCGAATGTGGAAAAGCTTTCAGGCACAATTCCACACTTGTTCAGCATCACAGAATCCACACTGGAGTAAGGCCTTAtgagtgcagtgaatgtgggaagtTCTTTAGCTTTAACTCAAGCCTCATGAAGcatcagagagttcacactggagaaagACCTTATaagtgcagtgaatgtgggaaattCTATAGCCACAAGTCAAGCCTTATTAATCACTGGagagttcacactggagaaaggcCTTATGAATGCAGCGAATGTGGGAAATTTTTTAGCCAAAGCTCGAGCCTTGTGCAACACCGAAAagttcacactggagaaaagccttTTAAGTGCAGTGAATGTGGAAGATTCTTTAGTGAGAATTCTAGCCTTGTTAAACACCAGAGAGTTCACACTGGAGCAAGACCTTATGGGTGCAGAGAATGTGGGAAATTTTTCCGCCACAGCTCCAGCCTTGTTAAGCATCGGAGGATTCACACTGGAGAAATGCCTTATGAGTGCAGCAGTTGTGGGAAATCATTTAGCCAGCGTTTCAACCTTGTACAGCACCAGAAAGTTCACAGTGGAGAAAAGTCTTGCAAGGTTCAAATGTGA
- the LOC138097147 gene encoding zinc finger protein 773-like isoform X2 produces MRGARPGPQLLALLRPQSPMAAAALKVPPEGQVTFEDVAVYFSWEEWGLLDEAQRLLYHGVMLETFSLMASLGCWCGAEADEAPSEQSGCVEVDRANLYQHQNLNSGEKPSREEHEENGKVFPGSSGLPKPQAAPSGGEPCRSTKSGEGVPPGKRHYRCSECGKAFGQKYLLVQHQRLHTGEKPYECSECGKLFSHKSNLFIHQIVHTGERPYGCSECGKSFSRNADLIQHRRVHTGEKPFKCSECGKAFRHNSTLVQHHRIHTGVRPYECSECGKFFSFNSSLMKHQRVHTGERPYKCSECGKFYSHKSSLINHWRVHTGERPYECSECGKFFSQSSSLVQHRKVHTGEKPFKCSECGRFFSENSSLVKHQRVHTGARPYGCRECGKFFRHSSSLVKHRRIHTGEMPYECSSCGKSFSQRFNLVQHQKVHSGEKSCKVQM; encoded by the exons GGCCAAGTGACCTTTGAGGACGTGGCTGTCTACTTCTCCTGGGAGGAGTGGGGGCTCCTTGATGAGGCCCAGAGGCTCTTGTACCATGGGGTGATGCTGGAGACCTTCTCACTGATGGCCTCTCTCG GTTGTTGGTGTGGAGCAGAGGCTGACGAGGCACCTTCTGAGCAGAGTGGTTGTGTAGAAGTGGACAGAGCAAACCTTTACCAACACCAGAACCTGAACTCTGGAGAGAAACCCTCAAGAGAAGAGCATGAGGAGAATGGGAAGGTCTTCCCAGGAAGCTCTGGTCTTCCCAAACCTCAGGCGGCTCCTAGTGGAGGCGAGCCATGTAGGAGCACGAAAAGTGGAGAGGGCGTTCCCCCTGGGAAAAGGCATTACAGGTGTAGTGAGTGTGGGAAAGCCTTTGGTCAGAAATACTTACTTGTTCAGCACCAGAGACTACACACGGGAGAAAAGCCTTATgaatgcagtgaatgtgggaaattattcagccataaatcCAACCTTTTTATACACCAAATAGTTCACACTGGTGAAAGGCCTTACGGGTGTAGTGAATGTGGAAAATCCTTTAGCCGCAATGCTGACCTCATTCAACACCGGAGAGTccacactggagaaaagccttTTAAATGCAGCGAATGTGGAAAAGCTTTCAGGCACAATTCCACACTTGTTCAGCATCACAGAATCCACACTGGAGTAAGGCCTTAtgagtgcagtgaatgtgggaagtTCTTTAGCTTTAACTCAAGCCTCATGAAGcatcagagagttcacactggagaaagACCTTATaagtgcagtgaatgtgggaaattCTATAGCCACAAGTCAAGCCTTATTAATCACTGGagagttcacactggagaaaggcCTTATGAATGCAGCGAATGTGGGAAATTTTTTAGCCAAAGCTCGAGCCTTGTGCAACACCGAAAagttcacactggagaaaagccttTTAAGTGCAGTGAATGTGGAAGATTCTTTAGTGAGAATTCTAGCCTTGTTAAACACCAGAGAGTTCACACTGGAGCAAGACCTTATGGGTGCAGAGAATGTGGGAAATTTTTCCGCCACAGCTCCAGCCTTGTTAAGCATCGGAGGATTCACACTGGAGAAATGCCTTATGAGTGCAGCAGTTGTGGGAAATCATTTAGCCAGCGTTTCAACCTTGTACAGCACCAGAAAGTTCACAGTGGAGAAAAGTCTTGCAAGGTTCAAATGTGA
- the LOC138097147 gene encoding zinc finger protein 773-like isoform X5: MAAAALKVPPEQGQVTFEDVAVYFSWEEWGLLDEAQRLLYHGVMLETFSLMASLGCWCGAEADEAPSEQSGCVEVDRANLYQHQNLNSGEKPSREEHEENGKVFPGSSGLPKPQAAPSGGEPCRSTKSGEGVPPGKRHYRCSECGKAFGQKYLLVQHQRLHTGEKPYECSECGKLFSHKSNLFIHQIVHTGERPYGCSECGKSFSRNADLIQHRRVHTGEKPFKCSECGKAFRHNSTLVQHHRIHTGVRPYECSECGKFFSFNSSLMKHQRVHTGERPYKCSECGKFYSHKSSLINHWRVHTGERPYECSECGKFFSQSSSLVQHRKVHTGEKPFKCSECGRFFSENSSLVKHQRVHTGARPYGCRECGKFFRHSSSLVKHRRIHTGEMPYECSSCGKSFSQRFNLVQHQKVHSGEKSCKVQM; this comes from the exons GGCCAAGTGACCTTTGAGGACGTGGCTGTCTACTTCTCCTGGGAGGAGTGGGGGCTCCTTGATGAGGCCCAGAGGCTCTTGTACCATGGGGTGATGCTGGAGACCTTCTCACTGATGGCCTCTCTCG GTTGTTGGTGTGGAGCAGAGGCTGACGAGGCACCTTCTGAGCAGAGTGGTTGTGTAGAAGTGGACAGAGCAAACCTTTACCAACACCAGAACCTGAACTCTGGAGAGAAACCCTCAAGAGAAGAGCATGAGGAGAATGGGAAGGTCTTCCCAGGAAGCTCTGGTCTTCCCAAACCTCAGGCGGCTCCTAGTGGAGGCGAGCCATGTAGGAGCACGAAAAGTGGAGAGGGCGTTCCCCCTGGGAAAAGGCATTACAGGTGTAGTGAGTGTGGGAAAGCCTTTGGTCAGAAATACTTACTTGTTCAGCACCAGAGACTACACACGGGAGAAAAGCCTTATgaatgcagtgaatgtgggaaattattcagccataaatcCAACCTTTTTATACACCAAATAGTTCACACTGGTGAAAGGCCTTACGGGTGTAGTGAATGTGGAAAATCCTTTAGCCGCAATGCTGACCTCATTCAACACCGGAGAGTccacactggagaaaagccttTTAAATGCAGCGAATGTGGAAAAGCTTTCAGGCACAATTCCACACTTGTTCAGCATCACAGAATCCACACTGGAGTAAGGCCTTAtgagtgcagtgaatgtgggaagtTCTTTAGCTTTAACTCAAGCCTCATGAAGcatcagagagttcacactggagaaagACCTTATaagtgcagtgaatgtgggaaattCTATAGCCACAAGTCAAGCCTTATTAATCACTGGagagttcacactggagaaaggcCTTATGAATGCAGCGAATGTGGGAAATTTTTTAGCCAAAGCTCGAGCCTTGTGCAACACCGAAAagttcacactggagaaaagccttTTAAGTGCAGTGAATGTGGAAGATTCTTTAGTGAGAATTCTAGCCTTGTTAAACACCAGAGAGTTCACACTGGAGCAAGACCTTATGGGTGCAGAGAATGTGGGAAATTTTTCCGCCACAGCTCCAGCCTTGTTAAGCATCGGAGGATTCACACTGGAGAAATGCCTTATGAGTGCAGCAGTTGTGGGAAATCATTTAGCCAGCGTTTCAACCTTGTACAGCACCAGAAAGTTCACAGTGGAGAAAAGTCTTGCAAGGTTCAAATGTGA
- the LOC138097147 gene encoding zinc finger protein 419-like isoform X3 has product MAAAALKVPPEVAVAAEWLPDHEEGQVTFEDVAVYFSWEEWGLLDEAQRLLYHGVMLETFSLMASLGCWCGAEADEAPSEQSGCVEVDRANLYQHQNLNSGEKPSREEHEENGKVFPGSSGLPKPQAAPSGGEPCRSTKSGEGVPPGKRHYRCSECGKAFGQKYLLVQHQRLHTGEKPYECSECGKLFSHKSNLFIHQIVHTGERPYGCSECGKSFSRNADLIQHRRVHTGEKPFKCSECGKAFRHNSTLVQHHRIHTGVRPYECSECGKFFSFNSSLMKHQRVHTGERPYKCSECGKFYSHKSSLINHWRVHTGERPYECSECGKFFSQSSSLVQHRKVHTGEKPFKCSECGRFFSENSSLVKHQRVHTGARPYGCRECGKFFRHSSSLVKHRRIHTGEMPYECSSCGKSFSQRFNLVQHQKVHSGEKSCKVQM; this is encoded by the exons GGCCAAGTGACCTTTGAGGACGTGGCTGTCTACTTCTCCTGGGAGGAGTGGGGGCTCCTTGATGAGGCCCAGAGGCTCTTGTACCATGGGGTGATGCTGGAGACCTTCTCACTGATGGCCTCTCTCG GTTGTTGGTGTGGAGCAGAGGCTGACGAGGCACCTTCTGAGCAGAGTGGTTGTGTAGAAGTGGACAGAGCAAACCTTTACCAACACCAGAACCTGAACTCTGGAGAGAAACCCTCAAGAGAAGAGCATGAGGAGAATGGGAAGGTCTTCCCAGGAAGCTCTGGTCTTCCCAAACCTCAGGCGGCTCCTAGTGGAGGCGAGCCATGTAGGAGCACGAAAAGTGGAGAGGGCGTTCCCCCTGGGAAAAGGCATTACAGGTGTAGTGAGTGTGGGAAAGCCTTTGGTCAGAAATACTTACTTGTTCAGCACCAGAGACTACACACGGGAGAAAAGCCTTATgaatgcagtgaatgtgggaaattattcagccataaatcCAACCTTTTTATACACCAAATAGTTCACACTGGTGAAAGGCCTTACGGGTGTAGTGAATGTGGAAAATCCTTTAGCCGCAATGCTGACCTCATTCAACACCGGAGAGTccacactggagaaaagccttTTAAATGCAGCGAATGTGGAAAAGCTTTCAGGCACAATTCCACACTTGTTCAGCATCACAGAATCCACACTGGAGTAAGGCCTTAtgagtgcagtgaatgtgggaagtTCTTTAGCTTTAACTCAAGCCTCATGAAGcatcagagagttcacactggagaaagACCTTATaagtgcagtgaatgtgggaaattCTATAGCCACAAGTCAAGCCTTATTAATCACTGGagagttcacactggagaaaggcCTTATGAATGCAGCGAATGTGGGAAATTTTTTAGCCAAAGCTCGAGCCTTGTGCAACACCGAAAagttcacactggagaaaagccttTTAAGTGCAGTGAATGTGGAAGATTCTTTAGTGAGAATTCTAGCCTTGTTAAACACCAGAGAGTTCACACTGGAGCAAGACCTTATGGGTGCAGAGAATGTGGGAAATTTTTCCGCCACAGCTCCAGCCTTGTTAAGCATCGGAGGATTCACACTGGAGAAATGCCTTATGAGTGCAGCAGTTGTGGGAAATCATTTAGCCAGCGTTTCAACCTTGTACAGCACCAGAAAGTTCACAGTGGAGAAAAGTCTTGCAAGGTTCAAATGTGA